From one Acidimicrobiales bacterium genomic stretch:
- a CDS encoding AAA family ATPase: MNIEQLRDERVIPAGVADVGVARESSRRRRLSKIALLGSLIVAWLWASLWVGHLIGRPHLTHSETQMLPLVGILILVALVMVVPLLAAGRSPHIRYRPEDIDVSLEDVKGIPVVVEEAVRTLNLFLAHATFRSEMGGTPRKGILFEGPPGTGKTHLAKALAREAGVPFFFVSSSAFQSMFYGQTNRKIRSFFATLRDAARKEGGAIGFIEEIDAIGATRQGMGPGGGREGVSGVVNELLIQLQSFDQPPWRVRWMHGMIELFNAFLPPNRALRKPPVPPANVLVIGATNRASDLDPALLRPGRFDRTLTFDLPSRAGRKEILDHELVRRAHEPEVEDLTDQLAAATFGYTPAMLVHLLDEALVWALRRGAPAMSWNDVQKAKMTEEIGLAQPVEYTEAERRTIATHEAGHATVAYLVGKSRKLEVLSIIKRSAALGLLAHSDLEERFTQTESELRSLVQISLGGLVAEQLFFGERSSGVTGDLKYATTVAATMVGSMGMGDTLVSYEAVQAGMTNLPGKVLSSDEGRAAVAKVLDEARAEVTRLVDENRHIVEALRDGLLEHDELVGDKIIEVIQEAVPQPV; this comes from the coding sequence ATGAACATCGAGCAACTCCGAGACGAGAGGGTCATCCCCGCCGGCGTTGCGGATGTGGGCGTGGCACGGGAATCGTCGCGCCGGCGCCGGCTGTCGAAGATCGCCCTCCTCGGTTCGCTGATAGTCGCCTGGCTCTGGGCGTCGCTGTGGGTCGGCCACCTCATCGGCAGGCCGCACCTGACTCACAGCGAGACACAGATGCTGCCCCTCGTCGGGATCCTGATCCTGGTCGCGCTGGTGATGGTGGTGCCGTTGCTGGCGGCCGGCCGTTCCCCGCACATCCGCTACCGCCCCGAGGACATCGACGTCAGCCTCGAGGACGTCAAGGGCATCCCGGTCGTCGTCGAGGAGGCGGTCCGGACACTCAACCTGTTCCTGGCTCACGCGACGTTCCGGTCGGAGATGGGCGGTACGCCGCGCAAGGGCATCCTCTTCGAGGGACCTCCCGGGACGGGGAAGACCCACCTGGCGAAGGCGCTGGCGCGCGAGGCGGGGGTGCCGTTCTTCTTCGTGTCGTCGTCCGCGTTCCAGTCGATGTTCTACGGGCAGACGAACAGGAAGATCAGATCGTTCTTCGCGACGTTGCGCGACGCGGCCCGCAAGGAGGGTGGGGCGATCGGCTTCATCGAGGAGATCGACGCGATCGGGGCCACCCGACAGGGGATGGGACCGGGAGGGGGCCGGGAAGGCGTCTCGGGAGTCGTCAACGAGCTGCTGATCCAGCTGCAGTCATTCGACCAGCCCCCGTGGCGGGTGCGCTGGATGCACGGGATGATCGAGTTGTTCAATGCCTTTCTCCCGCCGAACCGGGCGCTGCGCAAGCCGCCGGTCCCGCCGGCGAACGTGCTCGTGATCGGCGCGACCAACCGGGCCTCGGATCTGGACCCTGCGTTGTTGAGGCCGGGTCGTTTTGACCGGACGCTGACCTTCGACCTGCCGAGCCGAGCCGGGCGCAAGGAGATCCTCGACCACGAACTGGTGCGCAGGGCACACGAGCCGGAGGTGGAAGACCTGACCGACCAGTTGGCAGCCGCGACGTTCGGCTACACGCCGGCGATGTTGGTCCACCTTCTCGACGAGGCGTTGGTCTGGGCGCTGCGGCGCGGCGCGCCCGCGATGTCCTGGAACGACGTGCAGAAGGCGAAGATGACCGAGGAGATCGGCCTCGCCCAACCCGTCGAGTACACCGAGGCCGAGCGCCGCACGATAGCGACGCATGAGGCCGGTCACGCCACCGTCGCCTACCTCGTCGGCAAGTCGCGGAAGCTCGAAGTCCTCTCGATAATCAAGCGCAGCGCGGCGCTCGGTCTTTTGGCCCATTCAGATCTTGAGGAGCGCTTCACCCAGACGGAGTCCGAACTGCGTTCCCTGGTGCAGATCTCCCTCGGCGGGCTGGTCGCCGAGCAGCTGTTCTTCGGGGAGCGCAGCAGCGGCGTCACCGGCGACCTCAAGTACGCCACAACCGTCGCGGCCACGATGGTGGGGAGCATGGGAATGGGCGACACGCTCGTTTCTTACGAAGCGGTGCAGGCCGGCATGACGAACCTGCCCGGCAAGGTGCTCTCGAGCGACGAGGGCCGGGCGGCTGTCGCCAAGGTGCTCGACGAGGCGCGAGCCGAAGTGACCCGCCTTGTCGACGAGAACCGTCACATCGTCGAAGCGTTGCGGGACGGGCTGCTGGAGCACGACGAGCTGGTGGGGGACAAGATCATCGAGGTCATACAGGAGGCGGTCCCTCAACCCGTCTGA
- a CDS encoding HAMP domain-containing sensor histidine kinase: MRSRRARLTGSVRVRTTLAATLIVAITLGVGSAILIYRFRASLDNNRRSAAVARAADIAALADTGRLPSTLGLPNQDATYAQVIDSSGTVLAQSPNIAGHPALAPPAATGSKTTFRRVAHSPVEEDGTEMLVVLPAGTPARPLTVLTGYSLVGNDFAVHDIKLGLFIGLPLLLLVVAGTTWVIVGRALRPIEAIRSEASEITSLGLHRRLSEPPSGDEIARLAATMNGMLDRLEASHDKQRTFVADASHELRSPLASLRAQLEIGLAGGASTDWESTVTGALAEEARIEAMVRDLLLLARLDQQPPDASRVLNDPVLNLAEIVRADLETRPERPGIALRCDAEEPAIVRMPKELARRVVANLVDNAQRHAATHVTVAVTADGDWTELVVQDDGPGLAPTDRERVFERFTRLDEARSSDHGGAGLGLAIVKDIVARHGGTVGFVDCPRGARVVVRLPLADGHAPARTPAVPQSSRSPAEALQRG; this comes from the coding sequence ATGCGTAGCCGAAGGGCGCGCCTTACCGGCTCGGTACGGGTCAGGACCACCCTGGCCGCCACCCTCATCGTGGCAATCACACTTGGTGTCGGCTCGGCGATCCTCATCTACCGGTTCCGCGCGTCGCTGGACAACAACCGGCGCAGCGCGGCGGTCGCCCGGGCCGCTGACATCGCTGCCCTGGCCGATACCGGGCGGCTGCCCTCCACGCTCGGCCTGCCAAACCAGGACGCGACCTACGCGCAGGTCATCGACTCGAGCGGGACGGTTCTCGCCCAGTCGCCGAACATCGCCGGCCATCCCGCCCTGGCCCCGCCGGCAGCCACGGGTTCCAAGACCACCTTCAGGCGTGTCGCTCACAGTCCCGTCGAAGAGGACGGCACCGAGATGTTGGTCGTCCTGCCCGCCGGAACTCCCGCGCGGCCTCTGACGGTGCTCACCGGGTACTCGTTGGTCGGAAACGACTTCGCTGTGCACGACATCAAGCTCGGGCTGTTCATAGGACTACCTCTGCTGCTGCTGGTCGTGGCAGGGACCACGTGGGTGATCGTCGGCAGGGCCCTGAGGCCGATAGAAGCGATCCGCTCCGAGGCCTCGGAGATCACAAGCTTGGGTCTGCACCGCCGCTTGTCCGAGCCGCCGAGCGGCGACGAAATAGCCCGTCTCGCCGCCACCATGAACGGCATGCTGGACCGGCTGGAAGCTTCCCACGACAAGCAGCGGACTTTCGTGGCCGACGCCTCTCATGAGCTGCGAAGTCCCCTCGCGTCACTGCGCGCCCAGCTGGAGATCGGCTTGGCCGGCGGGGCGAGCACCGACTGGGAATCCACGGTAACGGGCGCCCTCGCCGAGGAAGCCCGCATAGAAGCGATGGTACGGGACCTGCTGCTGCTCGCCCGCCTCGACCAGCAGCCCCCGGACGCCAGCCGAGTCCTGAACGATCCGGTGCTGAACCTGGCCGAGATCGTCCGAGCCGACCTGGAGACAAGGCCCGAACGACCGGGTATCGCGCTGCGGTGCGACGCCGAGGAGCCAGCGATCGTGAGGATGCCCAAGGAGCTGGCGCGTCGCGTGGTCGCCAACCTCGTCGACAACGCGCAGCGTCACGCCGCCACCCACGTCACCGTGGCCGTTACAGCAGACGGCGACTGGACGGAACTGGTGGTCCAAGACGACGGACCGGGCCTAGCCCCCACCGATCGGGAACGCGTCTTCGAGCGGTTCACCCGCCTCGACGAGGCCAGGTCGAGCGACCATGGCGGCGCCGGCTTGGGATTGGCGATCGTGAAAGACATCGTCGCCCGCCACGGCGGAACCGTCGGCTTCGTGGACTGCCCACGAGGCGCCCGAGTCGTCGTGAGGCTGCCCCTGGCCGACGGCCATGCCCCGGCCCGGACGCCGGCCGTGCCGCAATCAAGTCGGTCTCCCGCTGAAGCGCTCCAGCGCGGATGA
- a CDS encoding response regulator transcription factor yields the protein MRLLVIEDEKRLAGALKRGLESEGFAVDVALDGEQGEWLAAETQYDAIVMDIMLPKLNGYQLCARLRERGDWSPILMLTAKDGEYDEAEALDTGADDFLSKPFSYVVLLARIRALLRRGRVQRPAVLSCGNLRLDPATRKCVRGDIAIDLTAREFAVLEYLMRRRGDLVTKGEILDHVWDFGFDGDPNVVEVHMSALRRKIDKPFSTETIETVRGAGYRLGDGNA from the coding sequence GTGCGGCTGCTGGTGATCGAGGACGAGAAACGCCTCGCGGGGGCTCTCAAACGCGGTTTGGAATCGGAGGGTTTCGCCGTGGACGTCGCCCTCGACGGCGAGCAGGGCGAATGGCTCGCTGCCGAGACCCAATACGACGCCATAGTCATGGACATCATGCTGCCCAAGCTCAACGGCTACCAGCTGTGCGCCCGCCTGCGCGAGCGGGGGGACTGGTCACCGATCCTGATGCTGACCGCGAAAGACGGCGAATACGACGAAGCGGAGGCCCTGGACACGGGAGCTGATGACTTTCTGAGCAAACCGTTCTCCTACGTCGTTCTCCTCGCCCGAATCCGCGCGCTGTTGCGTCGCGGAAGGGTTCAGCGCCCAGCGGTTCTCTCCTGCGGGAACTTGAGGCTGGACCCTGCTACCCGCAAATGCGTCCGCGGCGACATTGCGATCGACTTGACCGCACGCGAGTTCGCCGTCTTGGAGTATCTGATGCGGCGCCGCGGCGACTTGGTGACGAAGGGAGAAATCCTGGACCACGTGTGGGACTTCGGTTTCGACGGCGACCCCAACGTGGTGGAGGTCCACATGAGCGCACTTCGCCGCAAGATCGACAAGCCCTTCTCCACCGAAACCATCGAGACGGTACGCGGCGCCGGCTACCGTCTCGGCGACGGCAATGCGTAG
- a CDS encoding class I SAM-dependent methyltransferase produces MKILDPPAASVLAGRSSVAGRVAAGTQRRRWQRHAAAWEDHAVAGLESVIEAVIAETGRSPLGVVVDIGCGGGALALRLAARAERLIAVDVSPAMLETLEQRAAGSALDNIELCCESIEGFDVTEGSVDLVVSNYALHHLLDRDKQRFVTKAAGWLRPGGKLVMGDMMIGRGLQQEDRRILARKARVLVARGPGGWWRVVKNAWRLLSRTVERPVPIRTWTEMLHQAGFVDVTARRVVSEAAVVTGTRR; encoded by the coding sequence ATGAAGATCCTCGATCCTCCTGCCGCCTCCGTCCTTGCCGGTCGCTCTTCTGTCGCCGGGAGAGTGGCAGCGGGCACCCAGCGGCGGAGGTGGCAGCGGCACGCCGCAGCATGGGAGGATCACGCCGTCGCAGGCCTGGAATCGGTCATCGAAGCGGTCATCGCCGAGACGGGCCGCTCGCCGCTCGGTGTCGTGGTGGACATCGGCTGCGGGGGCGGCGCACTGGCATTGAGGTTGGCAGCGCGTGCCGAAAGGCTGATAGCGGTGGACGTGAGCCCGGCGATGCTCGAGACACTGGAACAGCGCGCCGCGGGATCGGCGTTGGACAACATCGAGTTGTGCTGCGAGTCGATCGAGGGCTTCGACGTGACGGAGGGCAGCGTGGACCTGGTGGTGTCCAACTACGCCCTTCACCACCTGCTCGACCGGGACAAACAGCGGTTCGTGACCAAGGCGGCAGGCTGGCTGCGCCCCGGTGGGAAACTGGTAATGGGCGACATGATGATCGGTCGGGGCCTTCAACAAGAGGACCGGCGGATCCTGGCCCGCAAAGCACGCGTGCTTGTTGCGCGAGGGCCGGGTGGGTGGTGGCGGGTTGTCAAGAACGCATGGAGGCTCCTTTCCCGCACGGTGGAGAGACCGGTACCGATCAGGACCTGGACCGAGATGCTGCACCAGGCGGGTTTCGTGGACGTCACAGCCCGTCGCGTGGTCTCAGAAGCGGCGGTGGTCACGGGAACACGACGGTGA
- a CDS encoding GNAT family N-acetyltransferase produces MEFIARLGPSFLRCYHRAWIDSPVALALAADDSSGRLAGVLLGSLDPAVQVSSMLRRHGPALALHICLAASSRPRLAANLVRTRLVRYARGLARFAVASARPRRKEATRGAGGGVFGGSGEVTHLFVDPSRRGEGVGRALLDEAARRARAAGLVELELVTPPDLAARRFYERVGWQETGELTSRSGEVFIRYRLPVG; encoded by the coding sequence ATGGAGTTCATCGCCCGCCTGGGCCCGTCATTTCTTCGGTGCTATCACAGGGCGTGGATCGACTCGCCCGTGGCGTTGGCACTGGCGGCCGATGACAGCAGCGGGCGACTCGCCGGGGTGCTGCTCGGCTCGTTGGATCCAGCCGTGCAGGTGTCCTCGATGTTGAGGCGTCACGGCCCCGCCCTGGCGCTGCATATCTGTCTTGCCGCCTCGTCGCGGCCAAGGCTGGCCGCGAATCTGGTCCGGACCAGGCTGGTTCGCTATGCCAGGGGACTTGCGCGGTTCGCTGTCGCGTCTGCGAGACCCCGCCGTAAGGAGGCTACTCGCGGGGCCGGTGGTGGAGTGTTCGGCGGTTCGGGAGAGGTGACCCACCTCTTCGTCGACCCATCGCGACGGGGCGAGGGAGTGGGTAGAGCTCTGCTCGACGAGGCAGCCAGGCGGGCCAGAGCGGCAGGCTTGGTGGAACTGGAACTGGTTACCCCGCCCGATCTCGCCGCGCGCCGGTTCTACGAGCGCGTGGGTTGGCAGGAGACCGGGGAACTCACCAGCCGCAGTGGGGAAGTGTTCATCCGTTACCGGCTTCCCGTCGGATGA
- a CDS encoding GDSL-type esterase/lipase family protein — translation MRPARRHALAVIGAAVLLGAAALGTWSIMENGPTRVGGHVATSVAAGRNRVQPGPPNSSTVRSPPRWEVGWGSAMAWGYQTVTDATVRTLVDIPVDSLALRVRISNQFGKAPLTVGAASVGRSTAGAAVDAHSLHRLRFAGQDSTVVPAGGWALSDPVALPSNAPQMLAVSVFVTGSNLISSHYPCCEASTPSFLSTPGSGNLTGAASAAGFGYRAPWSRLVDAVDVQRPAPPAGHATEPGSIVVLGDSITDGFNSAARWTDLLQARIQALPVFERPPVVNEAITANTLTAVTPNYSASGGGPPGVDRLTYDALSFPGVATVVVFLGTNDLYFGASAASVVDGLSQAAAAAHASGARVVAVTLTPRMGSEGWSPARQAELDQVNHWMGETQAFDGVINFYAALADVYNGSCQPASMFPALDSGDHLHPNATGAAVMADAIDPAVLGVPPLPAVPVSVNLTPVPGCA, via the coding sequence GTGAGGCCGGCCAGGCGCCATGCCCTGGCCGTGATCGGCGCCGCGGTGCTGCTGGGCGCAGCCGCGCTGGGTACGTGGAGCATCATGGAAAACGGACCCACCCGGGTCGGCGGGCATGTCGCGACGTCGGTCGCGGCCGGCCGGAACCGGGTGCAGCCGGGACCACCCAACTCGAGCACCGTCAGGTCCCCGCCGCGCTGGGAGGTCGGGTGGGGCTCGGCCATGGCATGGGGCTACCAGACGGTCACCGACGCCACCGTGCGCACCCTCGTAGACATCCCGGTAGACAGTTTGGCGCTGCGGGTGCGGATCTCGAATCAGTTCGGAAAGGCTCCCCTGACCGTGGGGGCGGCAAGCGTCGGACGCAGCACCGCCGGCGCCGCCGTGGACGCCCACTCGCTTCACCGGCTGCGCTTCGCCGGGCAAGACTCCACTGTCGTACCGGCGGGGGGATGGGCCCTGAGCGACCCGGTCGCCCTGCCCAGTAACGCGCCTCAGATGCTGGCGGTCAGCGTGTTCGTCACCGGCTCGAACCTGATCAGTTCCCACTATCCCTGCTGCGAGGCTTCCACCCCGTCGTTCCTGTCAACCCCCGGCAGCGGGAACCTGACCGGAGCGGCTTCAGCTGCCGGCTTCGGTTACCGGGCGCCCTGGAGCCGCCTGGTCGACGCCGTCGACGTGCAAAGGCCTGCGCCGCCCGCCGGCCACGCGACCGAGCCAGGAAGCATCGTGGTCCTCGGCGATTCGATCACCGACGGGTTCAACAGCGCGGCCCGCTGGACCGACCTGCTTCAGGCGAGAATCCAGGCGCTGCCGGTCTTCGAGCGACCACCGGTTGTCAATGAAGCGATCACGGCCAACACCCTCACCGCGGTGACACCGAATTATTCGGCGAGCGGTGGCGGGCCGCCGGGAGTGGATCGCCTCACCTACGACGCCTTGTCGTTTCCGGGGGTCGCCACAGTGGTGGTGTTCCTGGGAACCAACGACTTGTACTTCGGCGCGAGCGCCGCTTCGGTAGTCGACGGGCTGAGCCAAGCAGCAGCCGCCGCTCATGCATCGGGGGCAAGGGTCGTGGCGGTGACCCTGACACCCCGGATGGGCAGCGAAGGATGGAGCCCGGCTCGTCAGGCGGAGCTCGACCAGGTCAACCACTGGATGGGCGAAACCCAAGCCTTCGACGGGGTGATCAACTTCTACGCCGCGCTGGCGGACGTCTACAACGGATCCTGCCAGCCCGCATCAATGTTTCCGGCTCTGGACTCCGGCGATCACCTACACCCCAATGCCACGGGCGCGGCGGTGATGGCCGACGCGATCGACCCCGCCGTCCTGGGCGTGCCGCCCCTGCCGGCTGTTCCGGTGAGCGTGAACCTCACCCCCGTGCCGGGCTGCGCCTGA